From a region of the Megalops cyprinoides isolate fMegCyp1 chromosome 13, fMegCyp1.pri, whole genome shotgun sequence genome:
- the LOC118788241 gene encoding histidine-rich glycoprotein-like encodes MHTSCRSPDGSDQHRRAPGRPERRMRGTVSRKAAEPFQTPGSWGLSGICSTRTRPAHTERNGHYHNSHQHNGHYRDSHQHNGHYRDSHQHNGHYRDSHQHNGHYRDSHQHNGHYRDSHQHNGHYHNNHKQNGHYRDSHQHNGHYHDSHQHNGHYHDSHQQNGHYHDSHQQNGHYHDSHQHNGHYHDSHQHNGHYHDSHQHNGHYRDSHQHNGHYHDSHQHNGHYHDSHQQNGHYHDSHQQNGHYHDSHQHNGHYHDSHQQNGHYHDSHQHNGHYHDSHQHNGHYRDSHQHNGHYHDSHQQNVHYRDSHQHNGHYHNNHKQNGHYHDSHQQDRCHKDSSKTVYQHGHYQDGYQ; translated from the exons ATGCACACCAGCTGCAGGAGCCCAGACGGGTCAGACCAGCACCGCCGGGCCCCGGGGCGGCCCGAGAGACGGATGAGGGGCACGGTCTCGCGGAAAGCAGCAGAACCGTTCCAGACTCCCGGGTCCTGGGGCTTGTCTGGCATCTGCAGCACCAGAACACGACCAGCccacacagagagg AACGGTCACTACCACAACAGTCACCAGCACAACGGTCACTACCGCGACAGCCACCAGCACAACGGTCACTACCGCGACAGTCACCAGCACAACGGTCACTACCGCGACAGTCACCAGCACAACGGTCACTACCGCGACAGTCACCAGCACAACGGTCACTACCGCGACAGTCACCAGCACAACGGTCACTACCACAACAATCACAAGCAGAACGGTCACTACCGCGACAGCCACCAGCACAACGGTCACTACCACGACAGTCACCAGCACAACGGTCACTACCACGACAGTCACCAGCAGAACGGTCACTACCACGACAGTCACCAGCAGAACGGTCACTACCACGACAGCCACCAGCACAACGGTCACTACCACGACAGTCACCAGCACAACGGTCACTACCACGACAGTCACCAGCACAACGGTCACTACCGCGACAGCCACCAGCACAACGGTCACTACCACGACAGCCACCAGCACAACGGTCACTACCACGACAGTCACCAGCAGAACGGTCACTACCACGACAGTCACCAGCAGAACGGTCACTACCACGACAGCCACCAGCACAACGGTCACTACCACGACAGTCACCAGCAGAACGGTCACTACCACGACAGTCACCAGCACAACGGTCACTACCACGACAGTCACCAGCACAACGGTCACTACCGCGACAGTCACCAGCACAACGGTCACTACCACGACAGTCACCAGCAGAACGTTCACTACCGCGACAGTCACCAGCACAACGGTCACTACCACAACAATCACAAGCAGAACGGTCACTACCACGACAGTCACCAGCAAGACAGATGCCATAAGGACTCTAGTAAGACGGTCTACCAGCACGGTCACTACCAAGATGGCTACCAGTGA